A region of Apus apus isolate bApuApu2 chromosome 14, bApuApu2.pri.cur, whole genome shotgun sequence DNA encodes the following proteins:
- the LOC127390413 gene encoding chemerin-like receptor 1: MGRGSMSQCPESSSVLKESHSGSETLGRQNQSSQGVWTGWLVMENISSSSSPFHASSPTVLPENTTADEDSSGLQKSMHSLSMVVYSTACVLGVTGNGLVIWIAGFKMKKTVNSIWFLNLAIADFIFTFFLPLSIAYTALGFHWPFGKLLCKLNSTIAFLNMFASVFLLMVISVDRCVSVAFPVWSHNHRSPELAARIALGTWVLALLLSSPYLVFRDTVVSSRNITSCYNNFALSDDYTSEATQRLWRMRHKAMIITRFLCGFLIPFMVIVICYSIVAVKLKRRQLASSAKPYRIIIAVTVSFFLCYFPYHVFSLLEISRNSSSHEVRMALYIGIPVVSSLAFFNSCINPILYVFVGPDFKEKFRQSILSTFEGAFSEESVLGSLTSRRKSRSASEAEAPRV, translated from the exons ATGGGAAGAGGCAGCATGAGTCAGTGTCCAGAGAGCAGCAGCGTCTTGAAGGAGAGTCATTCGGGAAGCGAGACCCTTGGTAGGCAGAACCAAAGCAGCCAAGGAGTGTG GACAGGCTGGCTGGTGATGGAGAacatctcttcttcctcttcccccttccaTGCCAGTTCCCCCACCGTGCTGCCTGAGAACACCACTGCTGATGAAGACTCCTCTGGCCTTCAGAAGAGCATGCACAGCCTTTCCATGGTGGTGTACAGCACCGCCTGTGTGCTGGGGGTGACAGGGAACGGCCTCGTCATCTGGATCGCAGGCTTCAAGATGAAGAAGACAGTGAACTCCATCTGGTTCCTCAACCTGGCCATTGCCGACTTCATCTTCACCTTTTTCCTGCCCCTCAGCATCGCCTACACCGCCCTGGGCTTCCACTGGCCCTTTGGGAAGCTCCTCTGCAAGCTGAACAGCACCATCGCCTTCCTCAACATGTTTGCCAGTGTCTTCCTCCTGATGGTCATCAGCGTGGACCGCTGCGTTTCCGTGGCCTTTCCTGTCTGGTCTCACAACCACCggagcccagagctggcagccagGATCGCACTGGGGACATGGGTCCTGGCTCTCCTCCTCAGCTCCCCGTACCTGGTCTTTCGGGACACTGTGGTCAGCTCCAGGAACATCACCAGCTGCTATAATAACTTTGCACTCTCCGATGACTACACGTCCGAGGCAACGCAGAGGCTGTGGAGGATGCGACACAAAGCGATGATCATAACGCGATTCCTGTGTGGGTTCCTCATCCCCTTCATGGTGATCGTCATCTGCTACAGCATCGTTGCTGTCAAGCTGAAAAGAAGGCAGCTGGCCAGCTCTGCCAAGCCATACAGAATCATTATTGCTGTCACAGTCTCgtttttcctctgttatttCCCCTATCACGTCTTCTCCCTGCTGGAAATATCCAGAAACTCTTCCAGTCACGAGGTGAGAATGGCCCTTTACATAGGGATCCCCGTGGTTTCCAGCCTTGCTTTCTTCAACAGCTGCATCAACCCCATCCTGTACGTGTTTGTCGGGCCGGACTTCAAGGAGAAGTTTCGCCAGTCCATCCTGTCCACCTTTGAGGGGGCCTTCAGTGAGGAGTcagtcctgggcagcctgaccAGCAGGAGAAAGTCCAGGTCTGCTTCGGAAGCCGAGGCCCCAAGGGTCTGA